The Nonlabens sp. Hel1_33_55 genome contains the following window.
AATTACGGTCAGATGATATTAAAGATTCACTGATCTCGATCGCTACCCAGAGAAATATGGAAGAAGCATCGCTTAATTATGATTTTGTAAAAGCAAGAAAAGAAATTGCAGAAGCAAATTTATTACTACAGGAAAAGAACAAAATTGAATGGATGCAATGGATTATTCTAGGAATATCCACCATTCTGATCATCACCTTCATTACCCTATTTATAAGAACTCGGAAAGCAAGAAAACTATCAGAAGAACAAAGTAGAAAACTCAAAATCGCGGCAGATGAAAAGGAGCTCATGCTTTATGAAATACACCACAGAATAAAGAATAATTTACAAACCGTATCTGGAATCTTGGACTTGAAGACCAGTCAGTTGTCAAATCCAGAATTCACAGCTGCAATCAATGAGTCACAGCAACTGATACAGACTATGAATATGGTTCACGATCAGCTTTATGAATATGGCGAGGATACCATTGTAGACATGCAGGAGCACTTTGTCAATATATGCCAGGGAATTACCAGTCAACATACTGATAAGGAAATATCACTTCACGTTAGCTCGCGCGATGTCGTTATTCCTACACGTGATGCGATTCCGCTGGGTCTAATTTTGTGTGAGTTGGTTACCAATAGCATGAAGCACGGTTTTAATAAGAAGAACACCGGTAGAATAACAGTATTTCTAAAGAAGGAACTTGCACAATATATTTTTAAATACAAGGACAATGGCTCTGCGACTGAAAAGAATGTGGAAGATCAGTCAAATAGCGTTGGGCTTAATTTAATCGCGATGCTTGTGGAAGAATTGGATGGCAAGATGGAAACAAGTTTTCAGCAAGGCTTCAAATTTGAAATGAAATTTTAGAATAGAAAAGTGAATATGAAACTTAGAGTTTATGTTGTAGAAGATATGGGTGTGGCGAGAGCTAGTATAATCAATGCTCTTACTCGTGGTGGTCATAACGTTACGGGAAGCGCTACCAGTGCAGAATCTGCATGGATGGAAATACAGCAAATAATTCCTGATTTAGTGTTGATCGACATTAACCTCAAAGGTTCAAAAGATGGCATATGGTTAGGACAAAAAGTCAAGAATCAATATAAAACTATGGTGATATTCTTGACAGCCTCTAGTAATAATGATCATTTAGCAAAGATTGCCAGCATGGATGCAGACGGTTATCTCATGAAACCCTTCAATAATCCCAGTCTTCTTACCATGATTGATATGGCCGCAAGGAGAAGATCATCTTCCCAAACTGATATTTCAAAAAAAGAAGAAACCACCACCTTTCTAAAATCCAAAACAGGTCTACATAAAGTAATAATTTCAGATATCGTTTATCTGCAGTCAGAAGCAAACAATGTGCATGTCTTCTTGACCAACAACAAGTACATGACAAGAGCAAAACTGAGTGATTTAGCTGCAGATTTAGAATTGCCCATTAGTTTCATTAGAATCCACAGACGTTACCTGGTGAACAAATCAAAAATTAAAACCATTCATAGCAATAGCATCATCATGTCTACAGACGTGGAGTTGCCTATCTCAAAGAAGTTTTCAGAAGACATTAAATCTCTAATCTAAAGGCTGGTCAAGTGTTTTTATAGATTGATATATGTCGCTTTCGCGAAAGCGTAATTCTTCTCGTCTCCATTGCTCAAAAAGTTTTGAATTTTTCCCTACGATCAATTTCGAGATCTAAAATAAACCGCAACAGAATTTTTTTACAACTTATAATTGGGATCGTTGGCATGAATTAGCCTTATATTTTCCAACACTAAAAAAAGAACTATGAGAATTGCAGTATTGTCGGCAAACCCCAATTTATATTCTACAAAAAGACTGGTTGAAGCCGGGAAAAAGAAAGGCCATGAGATGTTGATCATTGATCATACTAAATGTAACCTAGTCATTGAAAAGAAAAACCCGACGATTATATATAAAGGTAAAGTCCTAGAAAATATTGATGGTGTCATCCCTAGAATAGGAGCTTCTGTAACATTCTTTGGAACAGCAGTGGTGCGTCAATTTGAGATGATGAAAGTATTTTCATCTACAGAGTCTCAAGCACTAGTGCGATCAAGAGATAAATTGCGTAGTCTTCAAATTTTATCACGAGCTGGATTGGGCTTGCCTAAAACGGTTTTTAGTAACTATTCAAAAGATGTTAGCGAAGTAGTGGATGCAGTTGGCGGTGCGCCACTTGTTATCAAATTACTTGAGGGAACGCAAGGTATAGGAGTTGTACTTGCAGATAACAGAAATTCTGCTGAATCGATTCTTGAGGCTTTTAATGGGCTACAAGCTCGTGTGATTGCTCAGGAGTTTATAAAAGAAGCAGGTGGATCAGACATCCGTGTATTTATCGTCGATGGAGTAGTGGTAGGCGCCATGAAACGTCAAGGGAAAGAAGGCGAGTTTCGTTCTAATCTACATCGCGGCGGTAGCGCAAATATTATTGAATTAACAGACGAAGAAGAGAATGCAGCTCTAAAAGCAGCAAAAGCAATGGGTCTAGGAATTGCAGGTGTAGATATGTTACAGTCATCTCGCGGGCCGTTGATTCTTGAAGTTAATTCCTCTCCAGGATTGGAAGGCATAGAAGGTGCAACTGGCAAGGATATTGCGACACATATCATCAAATATATTGAGCGTAATGCTAATTAAGTGAGCATTTTCAATTAATAAAAAGCCACCATTAGGTGGCTTTTTTTTGTTTTAATCATTCTTGGTAATCCATTAGTTTCAAACTGGTTATTTATGATTTCGCTTTCGCGAAAGCGAAGTAATTCAACATCAGAGGTAAACTTGAAAGCCGTGCTGTAATATGATTTTAATTCCTACATAGAACACTAAAAGAGCAGTAAGAACTCCCAAAAATTTTAGATTGAACTTTTTACTAGATAGATAGGATCCCACAATGCCTCCTAAAATGACGGCTATGATTAATTGAAACATCACTTCAAAGTTCAATGAAAGTGTTCCAGCGATTTTTAATCCTATCAGTCCAGCAACAGAATTAACTAATATAAATACGGAAGCTAGTGATGCGATAATTCGTGGATTTGCCCACTTGAGTAAATTCAGTACAGGTGATAAAAAAATGCCACCGCCTATTCCAGAAACTCCTGAGAGTAACCCAATACCACCACCCAATAGTATTTTCTTTGAATTGGAAAGCTCTACAGTTTCTAATTTACTTTGAGCATATCTAAGCAACATGCTTATTCCTGCCAAAATCAAAGCTGTTCCCAATAAAATAAAGAAAGCCGTTTGTGACATTTGAATTTGCGCACCAATATATGCCAGCGGGACACTCAGTAAAAAAAATGGCCAGAGCAACTTGGGTTTCAAAATTCCGTTCTTAATGAAAACAAAAGTTCCTATCGCCACTACAAATATGTTGAGCAGTAATGCCGTGGAGCGGATTTCATAAAAATCTACAAGAACCAAACTCAAGATAGCGAGATAACTAGAACCGCCGCCGAAACCTACAGAGCTATACAAAAGCGCTACAAAAAAGAATATAAAAGGCAAATATTCCAGCGCCATATCAGGACGTTATATAGCAAACAACCTCATTGCCTTTCTTTAAAGATATATCAGCATCGACAAAAGCAATAGCGTTGCCATGGGCCATGGATCTTAGCATGGAAGAACCTTGACCGTTTAGTATTTCAACTATACCGTTTTCTACGTTTGCTTTTAGAAAGGATGGCCGATCCGTTTTATTTTCGAAATCATTTTTTAATGGAAACTTATACTGTGGCAATCCAGATTTAGTCGAGCCACTAAGCTTGTATAGTAATGGCAGCACGTATAGATAAAAACAACTTAAGGAAGACGCCGGATTTCCAGGTAAAGCAAATACAAACTGGTTTGCTTTTCTACCGAAGTAGAGTGGTTTGCCGGGTTTCTGAAAAACTTTATAAAATTGTTCTTCAACTCCGTTTTCTTCTAAAGCTTGCTTCACAAAATCATAATCTCCAACGGATATTCCTCCAGAAAGAATCAACACATCAGAGTTATCCAAAGCCGATTTAATTCCTGATTTGATAGCTTCAAAGTCATCTTCAATTTGGATAGTTTGATCACAAAAAAATCCGAAACCTGTGCAAGCTGCCGCGAGCGCAAAACTGTTGGATTCAAAAATTTGACCACTTGATTTAGGATGGCCTGGAGCTACTAATTCGTTTCCAGTAGTAATGAGCTTGATGTTTGATTTTTTGATGACTGGAATGGAATTCATTCCTAAGCTTCCCAATAATCCAATGGTCGCAGGTGTTATATAGTGGCCTTTCTTAAAAACCAATTCACCCTTTTGTAATTCCGCTCCTTTAGGACGGATGCTTTGACCTTCTTTAGGTAATACTTCCAATAGAAGATTTGAACCTTCAACGCCTGTGTTTTCTTGCATCATTACAGCCACGGTTCCTTTAGGAACTGGCGCACCTGTAAATATGCGGACAGCTTGTCCATCTTTTAAATTGAAGCTAGTTGCATCGTCACCAGCCGCAACTTCACCAATAATGGTGTATTCTTGATGTATACCACACAGAGCATAACCATCCATCGCAGAATTGTCAAAGGAAGGCATATCAAAAGGAGCATAAATATCTTCGGATAGGGAATATCCCAAACAATTATCTAAGTCCTTAGATTCAAGCGAGTGTTTGACTTTTTGCTGCTGTATGATTTCAAGTGCTTGTTCTATAGTTACCATTAGCCACCTATTGAAATCATGGATCTATTCTGCTCGTAATGTTCAGCTTCCATTTTTACATCCATACCATCGCGGGAATGCTTTTTAGTCTTGATCGCGTTAATAATCAAATCATCCATAGCATCACGATTCCGAAGTGGAGTTAGTAGATCGGTTTCTGAGTTGGCAAACAGGCAGTTTTTCATCTTGCCATCAGCAGTGACTCTTATTCTATTACAATCATCGCAAAATGGGCTTGTAATCGTACTAACAATGGCAAAGCTCCCAACATGATTTAGCACTTTGAAATTGGAAGAAGTGCTATGCTTTGGATTTTTCAATTCTTCAATAATTCCAAATCCGTTTGAGATCGTATCTAGAATTTCGTTTTTGCTTACACCTTTGTCCCAGTCCCATTTGTTCCCTTTGAAGGGCATGAACTCGATAAATTTGATCGTCAAATTTTTATATCGAGTGAGTTCAATAAAATCATTAATCTCATTATCATTGACGCCTTTGATCAAAACGATATTCAATTTTACTTCCATATCCATTTCTAGCGCCGTTTCTAAGTTTTGCAAAATGCGCTGGAAGTAGTCACGTTTGGTAATAAAAATAGATTTTGCTTTATCGAGCGTATCAAGACTGATGTTTATTTTTTTGAGACCAATTTTTTGAAAAAGGTCCAGGTATTTGTCTAAGACAATACCATTAGTTGTCAGTTTCAAGGTCACGCCTAGCTTGGCCAATTCCTCAATTAAAAAACCGAAATTTTTCCGAACGAGTGGCTCGCCACCAGTTAATCGTATGGTGTCTACACCTAGATCTCTGAAAGTTGTAGCGAGATCTATAATTTCTTCAATCGTCATGATGTTGGATTTCTCCATCAACTCAATGCCTTCTTCTGGCATGCAATAAAAACAACGAAGATTGCACCTATCGGTCAACGATATTCTCAGGTAGGTGTGTGGCCTACCAAAATTATCTACAATCTGTGGTTTACTATCCGTCATGTCGTGTTCCTTCTATCACTTTAAATACATGCAATACATGTGGGAAAATAGCGTCCATACATTCCGCAACACCTTTTGATGATCCTGGTAATGCAAGTACTACTTTTCCGTCTTTCAATCCTGCTACAGATCTAGAGAGCATGGCATACGGCATACGTTCTTGACCGTAACTTCTCATTTGTTCTTCAACGCCCTTTAGTTTAATATCAAGCAGCGGTTCAATAGTTTCTGGTGTAACGTCTCTTGGTCCAACCCCAGTACCACCTGTAAAAATCACCAATTCAGTGGTTGCAGTATTCAATGCTTCTTTGATTTTCTCAGAGTCATCAGCAATGATGGTTATATTTGACTCAATGCCTAACTCTTTCAATCTTGAGGCAATGATCTTTCCTGATTTGTCTTCTGCTATTCCTTTGGAGATAGAATCTGAACAAACCACCACTTCTGCGGTCAGTCCTGAAGCGTCAATTTTATAAGAGGATTTTCCTCCTTTTTTCTGTTGTAATTTGATAGTGCCTATTTCCACATTCTTATCGATGGGTTTCAGCATATCATAAAATGTCAAAGCCACAATGCTGGCGCCGTGCATAGCTTCTACTTCAACACCTGTTTTGTAAATGGTTTTTACGGTTACGGCAATCTCGATCTCGAGTCCCTCAATTTTATAGGCAATGCCTGTATATTCTATAGGCAGTGGATGACAATCTGGTAAAAGCTCTGGAGTTTTTTTAACTCCTAGCAGTCCAGCTGCTTTTGCCATTTCAAAAACATTTCCTTTTGGAACTTTGTTTTCCTGTAAAGCGGTGATGGTATCTTGATTAGAAGTGCGCACTATAGCTATAGCGGTCGCTTCTCTCAATGTATTTATTTTATGGGTAATATCTACCATCTATGTATTGACTTTCCATTGGTGAGTTTCATCTTCAAAAATCTCTTTTCCGAAAACTGGCACTTTTGATTTAATCTCTTCGACAAAATAATTGCAAGCTTCAATTGCTATTTTTCGGTGCGCAGAAGAAGTAAAGACGAATAGGCAAATTTCGCCTTTTTTAACCGTTCCAAGACTGTGATAAATATGGGCACATGTAATATTAAATTTCGCGAAAGCGGACTCTCTAATCTCATGAAACTTATTTTCTGCCATATCCTCATAGGCCGTATATTCAATCGCACTAACAGTCTTTCCGTCAATTTGATCTGCCCTAATCTGACCCAAGAAAATGCTGTGTGCACCTATGTTGGTTTTTGATTGATGGTTGGCAATAGAGGTTGCGATTTTCTCTGGAGAGATCGCGCCCTGTACCAACGCCTTTTTAGGTTTTTTATGTTCCATGAATAATTGTTTCTATGCCGCCATTAACGTTGTGTAGATTTTTGAATCCGTATTCAGTCTGCAATAATTCTATCGCCATGCTACTACGTTTGCCTGTTTTACAGAAAACGAAAACATCCGTTTCTCTAGGGATTTCCCCATGTTTTGCGTGTAAATGATTTAAGGGAATATAAATGATACTATTGGACTCGATTCTAGGCTGCTCCATCTGTTCTCGAACATCTAGATAAACTCTTTCCTCATCTTTAAGCCGACAATTGATCTGCACAGGAATGATGCCGTTCTCCAGGATTTGGTCGATTTGATCTTGTTTTTTGGTAATATTTATGCTTTGTTGCGTGCCATTCAGGAAATTGAAGATCCTCAATCTATCTGAACAAACGGCGTCACTATTCAATATAATTTTCAATGCTTCCATAGCTTGGTACAGCCCTAATAAGCCCGGAACTGGTCCTAAAACCCCAGTAGTTTCACAACTTATATTTTCTGTTGTCGCTTTCGCGAAAACGCATCTATAACTAGCTCCACCTTTAAAATTAAACACACTTAATTGTCCTTCATTTTTGAAAACAGAACCATAGACCCATGGTTTTCCAGATAAAATAGCGGCATCATTGATTAGGTATTTAGTTTCAAAATTGTCAGAACCGTCGATCACCATATCATATCCCGAAAAAATAGATACTGCATTTTTATCATCTAGTGCTTCATTGATAGCGATGATGTTCACTTCTGAATTCATTTCAATGAGACGCTCTTTTGCAACTATTGCTTTAGGTTTCCCCAAATCTGATTCACGGTAAAGCACCTGCCTGTGTAAATTGGTTATGGAGACAAGATCGTGATCCATCATTCCAATAGTTCCAACTCCTGCACCCACCAAATACTGAGCAGCAGGACAACCCAATCCACCAACTCCTATAATAAGAACCTTGGCGTCAGCAATTTTTTGCTGTCCTTCAACACCAACGGTGTCCAATTGTATTTGACGGTTATAGCGCATCAGCCTCCAGCAAAAGGTGGTAAAAAAGCTACTTCATCGTCTTCCTTTAATTGCGAAGTAACATTGAGATCCTGATTTACTGCTATTTGAACAGTTCCTGGATCTTTAATATTATATAGATTTACGATCTGTGCTTTCAATTCGGCGACCGTATTGCCATCGGTAAATGAAAACTTTTCCTCAGACTTACCTGCAGACTCTGCAATCATACCGAAGTATTTCAAATTCAATTTCATTCTTGTTCCATTTTATGCAGTCGTTCAACATCTTCTGGAGTATCCACGTCAAAAATTCCTTTTTCAAAAGGTATTGTTTGATAATCAAAAGCCTTATCGCTTAATAGTTTTTTAGCACCTTGATCACCTTCTAGTTTCATTAATTCAGGGACAAGCGATACAGAAAAAATAGCTGGAACACCAATTATGCCATCGTATTCTGAAAAAGTTGCTGGTGACTGCTTATCTAATTGGACTTCAATGAGTCGATTTATTTCTGTTTTTCCAACAAACGGTTGGTCTGATAGCAAGACGACAATCTGACTCAAGGATTGATCTAGATCTAGAGCTTGTTCTAACCCTAGTTTGAGACTACTAGCCATACCATTTGACCATTCCTTATTCTCAATAATTTCAAATGCTGATGCTTTGATTGAAGTTTTGATTTTCTCATAATTGGCTCCCAAAACCAAAATATTTACATCAAAGTCAATAGCACTAGTTAGATCGATTACTCGTTGCAATAGCGTACTTCCCTTAAATTCTACGAGCTGTTTTGCGTGACCTAAACGGCTGGAAGATCCTGCAGCGAGTATGACGACTCCTATTTTGATTCCGTTGATCATGATGCTGTAGTTTTGAAATTTGAGTCTATGCGTTCGTGAATGGGCTGCTTTTTATTTTTCAAAGGCTGCGCACTGGATTTCGTAATGACTGCTTGTATTTCAGCAAGTATGGATAGACCTATTTCTGCCGGAGTCTCTGCGGCCAAATCCAATCCAACTGGCGCATGTATTTTGTGTAATAATTTTTGAGTGATCTCAAAACCTTGGGATTCCAGATCATCCTGCATTTTTTGCCATTTTTTCAACGGTCCTAGAATGCCTATGTACGGAATCTCAATTTGCGGAATCAGTAACTTCAAAACTTCCAGATCGTAATGATAATTGTGACTCATCAACACAACACAGGTTCGTGAATCTATTTCAATATGATTGAGTGTTAGCTCTGGTTTACTCACTATTATTTGACAAGAGCTTGTAAATCGGTCCGTATTTGCGTGCGTGGTTCGTCCATCTGTAACGATCACTTTCCAGCCAAGTAAATCTGCCTGCTGCGCTAAAATTTGAGCATCGTTACCAGCGCCTACAATGACTAATTTGACCGCAGGTAAATAATATTGTAAAAACAAATGGTGATTCGCGTGTTTAAAAAAGATCTCACTAAACGTATTGTGCGCTTTTTGAAATGTGCTTTTCAATTCTGAACTAATTGTATTCAATAATTCAAAATTCTCATTTTGGTTTAATGCATCAAGATTGTCGTTTACTACAACGATAGTTCCTAATTGTGTCAACGTTGCATCTAGATTGAAGAGAACACCAATCGCTGTAGGCTCGCGTTGATCCATTGTTTTACTCAGTATTTCACAAGCATTTTGATCATCATCATAATTTAGTGGTTCGAATAAAACCCGAATAATCCCATTGCATCCTAATTGCGCACCTATCACCACATCGTCCTCATCGCTAGTATCGTATGTGATTAGTTTGTTTTTGTTTTGATGCAAGGCTAGAAGCGCTTTTTTTAGAGCATCACCTTCTAAACAGCCGCCGCTTATCGCGCCAGTTATATTTCCATATTCATCAATCAGCATGCGAGCGCCAGATCTGCGATATGATGACCCGTCTACATGAACCACAGTAGCAAGAACAGAGGTTGTACCTTCCTTCTTAAGCTGCTCGTAACGTTCTACAATAACATCTAGCTCTCTCATAATTCCGCGAATTGTAGTGCATTCACGGCACTTTTAATTTCTGCAACTGCAAGATGAATATCTTGTTCTGTCGTGGGATGTCCTATGCTTATTCTAAGAGTGGCCATCGCCAGATCTTTTTCCAATCCCATTGCACTCAACACATGAGATGGTTCCATAACCACAGATGTACAAGCAGATCCGCGAGAGACTGCGATGTTTTTTAATCTCCTAATGAGTTTGTTACCGTCTGTATTTTTGAATGAGATGCTGGTAGTGTTTGGTAATCTGGATTCGTTTTGGCAATTGATAATTGCGCCAGGAATATCTTGAAGTTCACCTTCTAACTGATCTCGTAATGATGATAAGGAGCGTGACTCTTTTTCCGCTTTCGCGAAAGAAATATCGGCTGCTTTTCCAAAACCAACTATTGCAGGTATATTCAAAGTACCCGGCCGCATGCCTTTTTCCTGACCGCCACCATAAAAACTAGGGTCGATGGAAATTTGATTGTTCTTATTGAGAAATAGCGCTCCTGCACCTTTAGGGCCATACATTTTATGTGCAGAAAAGAAAGCGATATCAATATCCAAATCGTGAATATCAACATTCACTTTACCAACGGCTTGCGTTATATCGCACATTAAAACAGCGTAGCTTTTACGAACCACTTTGGCGATTTCTTTAATAGGATGTATCAGTCCAGTCTCGTTATTGGCCAGCATCAGACAGACTAAAACAGTCTGTTCTTTAATCGCATTTTCTAGATCTGAGACATTGATATTTCCTTTGTAATCCACATCGAGGTACGTGACATCAAAGCCATTTTGCTCTAAT
Protein-coding sequences here:
- a CDS encoding HesA/MoeB/ThiF family protein, with protein sequence MRYNRQIQLDTVGVEGQQKIADAKVLIIGVGGLGCPAAQYLVGAGVGTIGMMDHDLVSITNLHRQVLYRESDLGKPKAIVAKERLIEMNSEVNIIAINEALDDKNAVSIFSGYDMVIDGSDNFETKYLINDAAILSGKPWVYGSVFKNEGQLSVFNFKGGASYRCVFAKATTENISCETTGVLGPVPGLLGLYQAMEALKIILNSDAVCSDRLRIFNFLNGTQQSINITKKQDQIDQILENGIIPVQINCRLKDEERVYLDVREQMEQPRIESNSIIYIPLNHLHAKHGEIPRETDVFVFCKTGKRSSMAIELLQTEYGFKNLHNVNGGIETIIHGT
- the moaCB gene encoding bifunctional molybdenum cofactor biosynthesis protein MoaC/MoaB; amino-acid sequence: MVDITHKINTLREATAIAIVRTSNQDTITALQENKVPKGNVFEMAKAAGLLGVKKTPELLPDCHPLPIEYTGIAYKIEGLEIEIAVTVKTIYKTGVEVEAMHGASIVALTFYDMLKPIDKNVEIGTIKLQQKKGGKSSYKIDASGLTAEVVVCSDSISKGIAEDKSGKIIASRLKELGIESNITIIADDSEKIKEALNTATTELVIFTGGTGVGPRDVTPETIEPLLDIKLKGVEEQMRSYGQERMPYAMLSRSVAGLKDGKVVLALPGSSKGVAECMDAIFPHVLHVFKVIEGTRHDG
- the moaA gene encoding GTP 3',8-cyclase MoaA, which gives rise to MTDSKPQIVDNFGRPHTYLRISLTDRCNLRCFYCMPEEGIELMEKSNIMTIEEIIDLATTFRDLGVDTIRLTGGEPLVRKNFGFLIEELAKLGVTLKLTTNGIVLDKYLDLFQKIGLKKINISLDTLDKAKSIFITKRDYFQRILQNLETALEMDMEVKLNIVLIKGVNDNEINDFIELTRYKNLTIKFIEFMPFKGNKWDWDKGVSKNEILDTISNGFGIIEELKNPKHSTSSNFKVLNHVGSFAIVSTITSPFCDDCNRIRVTADGKMKNCLFANSETDLLTPLRNRDAMDDLIINAIKTKKHSRDGMDVKMEAEHYEQNRSMISIGG
- a CDS encoding molybdenum cofactor biosynthesis protein MoaE, giving the protein MEHKKPKKALVQGAISPEKIATSIANHQSKTNIGAHSIFLGQIRADQIDGKTVSAIEYTAYEDMAENKFHEIRESAFAKFNITCAHIYHSLGTVKKGEICLFVFTSSAHRKIAIEACNYFVEEIKSKVPVFGKEIFEDETHQWKVNT
- a CDS encoding XdhC family protein; translation: MRELDVIVERYEQLKKEGTTSVLATVVHVDGSSYRRSGARMLIDEYGNITGAISGGCLEGDALKKALLALHQNKNKLITYDTSDEDDVVIGAQLGCNGIIRVLFEPLNYDDDQNACEILSKTMDQREPTAIGVLFNLDATLTQLGTIVVVNDNLDALNQNENFELLNTISSELKSTFQKAHNTFSEIFFKHANHHLFLQYYLPAVKLVIVGAGNDAQILAQQADLLGWKVIVTDGRTTHANTDRFTSSCQIIVSKPELTLNHIEIDSRTCVVLMSHNYHYDLEVLKLLIPQIEIPYIGILGPLKKWQKMQDDLESQGFEITQKLLHKIHAPVGLDLAAETPAEIGLSILAEIQAVITKSSAQPLKNKKQPIHERIDSNFKTTAS
- a CDS encoding sulfite exporter TauE/SafE family protein, which encodes MALEYLPFIFFFVALLYSSVGFGGGSSYLAILSLVLVDFYEIRSTALLLNIFVVAIGTFVFIKNGILKPKLLWPFFLLSVPLAYIGAQIQMSQTAFFILLGTALILAGISMLLRYAQSKLETVELSNSKKILLGGGIGLLSGVSGIGGGIFLSPVLNLLKWANPRIIASLASVFILVNSVAGLIGLKIAGTLSLNFEVMFQLIIAVILGGIVGSYLSSKKFNLKFLGVLTALLVFYVGIKIILQHGFQVYL
- a CDS encoding MoaD/ThiS family protein — encoded protein: MKLNLKYFGMIAESAGKSEEKFSFTDGNTVAELKAQIVNLYNIKDPGTVQIAVNQDLNVTSQLKEDDEVAFLPPFAGG
- a CDS encoding LytR/AlgR family response regulator transcription factor, with the translated sequence MKLRVYVVEDMGVARASIINALTRGGHNVTGSATSAESAWMEIQQIIPDLVLIDINLKGSKDGIWLGQKVKNQYKTMVIFLTASSNNDHLAKIASMDADGYLMKPFNNPSLLTMIDMAARRRSSSQTDISKKEETTTFLKSKTGLHKVIISDIVYLQSEANNVHVFLTNNKYMTRAKLSDLAADLELPISFIRIHRRYLVNKSKIKTIHSNSIIMSTDVELPISKKFSEDIKSLI
- a CDS encoding molybdopterin molybdotransferase MoeA; protein product: MVTIEQALEIIQQQKVKHSLESKDLDNCLGYSLSEDIYAPFDMPSFDNSAMDGYALCGIHQEYTIIGEVAAGDDATSFNLKDGQAVRIFTGAPVPKGTVAVMMQENTGVEGSNLLLEVLPKEGQSIRPKGAELQKGELVFKKGHYITPATIGLLGSLGMNSIPVIKKSNIKLITTGNELVAPGHPKSSGQIFESNSFALAAACTGFGFFCDQTIQIEDDFEAIKSGIKSALDNSDVLILSGGISVGDYDFVKQALEENGVEEQFYKVFQKPGKPLYFGRKANQFVFALPGNPASSLSCFYLYVLPLLYKLSGSTKSGLPQYKFPLKNDFENKTDRPSFLKANVENGIVEILNGQGSSMLRSMAHGNAIAFVDADISLKKGNEVVCYITS
- a CDS encoding NTP transferase domain-containing protein translates to MINGIKIGVVILAAGSSSRLGHAKQLVEFKGSTLLQRVIDLTSAIDFDVNILVLGANYEKIKTSIKASAFEIIENKEWSNGMASSLKLGLEQALDLDQSLSQIVVLLSDQPFVGKTEINRLIEVQLDKQSPATFSEYDGIIGVPAIFSVSLVPELMKLEGDQGAKKLLSDKAFDYQTIPFEKGIFDVDTPEDVERLHKMEQE
- the rimK gene encoding 30S ribosomal protein S6--L-glutamate ligase, with the translated sequence MRIAVLSANPNLYSTKRLVEAGKKKGHEMLIIDHTKCNLVIEKKNPTIIYKGKVLENIDGVIPRIGASVTFFGTAVVRQFEMMKVFSSTESQALVRSRDKLRSLQILSRAGLGLPKTVFSNYSKDVSEVVDAVGGAPLVIKLLEGTQGIGVVLADNRNSAESILEAFNGLQARVIAQEFIKEAGGSDIRVFIVDGVVVGAMKRQGKEGEFRSNLHRGGSANIIELTDEEENAALKAAKAMGLGIAGVDMLQSSRGPLILEVNSSPGLEGIEGATGKDIATHIIKYIERNAN
- a CDS encoding cysteine desulfurase family protein is translated as MVNTPKVYLDYNATTPVDQRVVDAMIPYFTENFGNSGSDHVYGWEAQEAVDLARKQVSKLIGAKPSEIIFTSGATEAANMALQGYCKAQKHKRNHIITCKTEHKAVLDPINQLEQNGFDVTYLDVDYKGNINVSDLENAIKEQTVLVCLMLANNETGLIHPIKEIAKVVRKSYAVLMCDITQAVGKVNVDIHDLDIDIAFFSAHKMYGPKGAGALFLNKNNQISIDPSFYGGGQEKGMRPGTLNIPAIVGFGKAADISFAKAEKESRSLSSLRDQLEGELQDIPGAIINCQNESRLPNTTSISFKNTDGNKLIRRLKNIAVSRGSACTSVVMEPSHVLSAMGLEKDLAMATLRISIGHPTTEQDIHLAVAEIKSAVNALQFAEL